One genomic region from Hyalangium ruber encodes:
- a CDS encoding metal-dependent hydrolase, whose product MPRFEHRPLDPDNVRPRRTAFSFPHSIPRHWLAGNPVRTHFFNAINLFVVSFEDFMGRVMRSRLSHLKDPDFERQIRGFMGQEATHSFVHAKYLQNLREQGYQIDRYLNVCEHIFSHWFERRLGMLLCVATIAGFEHLTALLAEIILSGKMMRGAEPSMAEAWEWHAAEEIEHKSLAFDLLMATRRSYLLRMVGALLGALVVAGFIGVGLVMLLRQEGLLWRKQTWKDLKELLFGPNRMAVRAVAIFVEYFRPGFHPSQRDTYALAEEVFGASRG is encoded by the coding sequence ATGCCCCGCTTCGAGCATCGTCCGCTCGATCCGGACAACGTACGCCCTCGGCGCACGGCGTTCTCGTTCCCACACTCCATTCCCAGGCACTGGCTGGCGGGTAATCCCGTCCGCACCCACTTCTTCAACGCCATCAACCTGTTCGTGGTGTCCTTCGAGGACTTCATGGGGCGGGTGATGCGCAGCCGCCTGTCCCACCTGAAGGATCCGGACTTCGAGCGGCAGATCCGCGGCTTCATGGGCCAGGAGGCGACGCACTCGTTCGTCCACGCCAAGTACCTGCAGAACCTCCGGGAGCAGGGCTACCAGATCGATCGCTACCTCAATGTCTGCGAGCACATCTTCAGCCACTGGTTCGAGCGGCGGCTGGGAATGCTCCTGTGCGTGGCCACCATCGCCGGCTTCGAGCACCTCACGGCGCTGCTGGCGGAGATCATCCTCTCCGGGAAGATGATGCGGGGCGCCGAGCCCTCCATGGCCGAGGCCTGGGAGTGGCACGCGGCCGAGGAGATCGAGCACAAGTCGCTCGCGTTCGATCTGCTGATGGCCACCCGCCGTTCCTACCTGCTGCGTATGGTGGGGGCCCTGCTGGGCGCCCTGGTGGTGGCCGGCTTCATCGGCGTGGGGTTGGTGATGCTGCTGCGGCAGGAGGGCCTGCTGTGGCGCAAGCAAACCTGGAAGGATCTCAAGGAGTTGCTGTTCGGGCCCAACCGCATGGCCGTTCGGGCCGTGGCCATCTTCGTGGAGTACTTCCGTCCAGGCTTCCACCCCTCGCAGCGCGACACCTACGCGCTGGCCGAGGAGGTGTTCGGCGCCTCTCGGGGTTGA
- a CDS encoding MGMT family protein, whose translation MQPQDERHYERIYQVISQVPKGKVATYGDVATIVGDGCEAATVGQALGALGPRSVQVPWQRVIGRRGDKGRVTTSGLHQRDKLEAEGVEFDDRGLVDLGKFRWTGPSEDWARSHGFQMLPKEEGAPAVPDSQLRLF comes from the coding sequence ATGCAGCCCCAGGACGAGCGCCACTACGAGCGCATCTACCAGGTCATCTCTCAGGTCCCCAAAGGCAAGGTCGCCACCTATGGGGACGTCGCCACCATCGTTGGGGATGGCTGTGAGGCCGCCACCGTGGGCCAGGCGCTGGGGGCGCTGGGGCCCCGCTCGGTGCAGGTCCCCTGGCAGCGCGTCATCGGGCGCAGGGGGGACAAGGGGCGCGTCACCACCTCGGGGCTGCACCAGCGCGACAAGCTGGAGGCCGAGGGCGTCGAGTTCGATGATCGCGGCCTCGTGGACCTGGGCAAGTTCCGCTGGACCGGGCCGAGCGAGGACTGGGCCCGCTCCCATGGCTTCCAGATGCTCCCCAAGGAGGAGGGGGCCCCCGCGGTCCCAGATTCCCAGTTGCGCCTCTTCTGA
- a CDS encoding iron-containing redox enzyme family protein, which produces MSSTLDALEELTVGMARRVQEWLPAVTTERYVAFLDMMYHYTSRSGDRLRLAASRATLPELKSFFAELASDEQEHYRLAKADLAAFGRTPSAGTPLEVADFHAFWEAIGAERQLAFLGALIVLEGVARHLQGGARQALGQLGLQRGQSRFILVHLDADLEHGARARALCQQLGQGQAEVLLEGARRAADFWVIIHQKALAVA; this is translated from the coding sequence ATGTCGTCGACCTTGGATGCGCTGGAAGAACTCACCGTTGGCATGGCGCGGCGGGTTCAGGAGTGGCTGCCCGCCGTCACGACCGAGCGGTACGTGGCCTTCCTGGACATGATGTACCACTACACCTCGCGCAGCGGAGACCGGCTGCGGCTGGCGGCCAGCCGCGCCACGCTCCCCGAGCTGAAGTCCTTCTTCGCGGAGCTGGCGAGCGACGAGCAGGAGCACTACCGCCTGGCCAAGGCCGACCTCGCCGCGTTCGGGCGCACCCCCTCCGCAGGGACGCCCCTCGAGGTGGCGGACTTCCATGCGTTCTGGGAGGCCATTGGGGCGGAGCGTCAACTCGCGTTCCTCGGCGCGCTGATCGTCCTGGAGGGGGTGGCGCGCCACCTCCAGGGTGGGGCGCGGCAAGCCCTGGGGCAGCTCGGCCTGCAGCGGGGCCAGTCGCGCTTCATCCTCGTCCACCTCGACGCGGACCTGGAGCACGGCGCCCGGGCGCGCGCTCTCTGCCAGCAATTGGGGCAGGGACAGGCCGAGGTGCTGCTGGAGGGCGCGCGCAGGGCCGCGGACTTCTGGGTGATCATCCACCAGAAGGCACTCGCGGTGGCTTGA